CCAAAGCATCCGCCAGCTGTCCCTACATACCCAGGTGGAGAGCCCTGGCAGCAGGTGTGACCTGCTCCAGTTGGCTTCAATATTTAACAAGCCCTGAAATATTcatcactgctttttttttgttactcgtaacacgtgtgtgtgtccatttcaTTTTGTCAGGGTAGGCGTCTGCCCGGTGGGAGGACATGGTTTTTTTCCTAACACATACTACTGTCAGTTTGGTTATCGTTCATGACTTGATTCCCTTAAACCTCACTCCGGTCTGCTTGTGCCTGGCGTGTCTAATAAATCTACTTAGCACTCAGCAGCCATCTAATCTGTCAGGTGTGCACTCGACAGGTGTAATCTCGGGTGACCAGGTCAGAATGGGGCGCTTCAAAGACAAGCAGATTAGCGGAGAAAACGATGATCGAGCAGTTTCCTTGCTGCCTTGCATTGGAAGTTAATACTGTGACGTCATCACACAGGTCTCCTTGAAGGTTTTCCAATGCGTGATGCTAAAATAGCTCTATGATGAACAGTGGATCGGGTGTCACAGGAAAGGAATGctatttttatcctttttttttagacttagACCACAACAAACAAGATCTCGATCACTCTCCTTTACTACAGACTACAAAGTTGGTCTCCATGCttcagacagagagaaggagctGCGGCCTGGGAGTTTTTCTAGTAGAAACCTCAGTAGATGCCTCTCAGAAGTTCcatgtgctgctgttgttgttgttgttgtaagaGACAGAAAGCGAGCAGGTAGGCTAGTATTTGCCACTGTATTTGCTACAATGTTGGTAAAGTGTATCTTTACAGTAACGTTCTAGTAAACAAACATATAGGCTTTTCTAATTCAATGCCTAAGACTGACATGAGCATTTTAATAGCACACCATAGACAATGTAAGCTTTTTCCTTCACGTGAGGAATCCACACTAGATGAACAAACTGAATAGACTTTGTGTGAAGCTGATCTCTTCCCGACAAGCAGTttcctgaaaaacaaaagttggcCGCAGAAAGTTTTTGCTTTGCACGCATATGCAGTTTAATCTAAAGACAATCCATGTGCAGATAGGGCACCAGCCATTGTCTGAcctttatattcaattcaatcttatttatatagcgccaaatcacaacaacagttatctcgctgcgcttttcataaaagagcaggtctagaccagactctgtgatgttatttacagaaccccaacagttcccaccaagagcaagcactaggcaaccGAGGCAAGGAAACACTTTCTTTTAAGACGCAGAAACCTTGAgcatactggatctgaagtctcttttatatagaccttagtggtccactagtactgtatctgaagtatcttttatatagaccttagtggtcccattatactgtatctgtagtctcttttatatagccttcgtgtcccctatactgttatctgaagtcctcttttaatagaccttagtgtcccctaatactgtatctgaagtctcttttatatgaccttagtggcccctaatactgtatctgaagtctctttatatagaccttagtggtccacatactgtatctgagtccttttatatagaccttagtgttccactaatactgtatctgaagtctctttatatagaccttagtggtccactagtACTGTAtctagtctcttttatataaccttagtggtccactatactgtatcggaagtctcttttatgtagaccttagtggtcctctatactgtatctgagtctctttttatatagaccttgtggtcccctaatactgtgtctgaagtctcttttatatagaccttagtggtcccctaatactgtgtctgaagtctcttttatatagaccttagtggtccttatactgtatctgaagtctcttttataagaccttagtggtccccctaatactgtatctgaagtctcttttatatagaccttagtggtcccctaatactgtatctgaagtctcttttatatagaccttagtggtctcctatactgtatctgaagtctcttttatatagacctttaggtcctctaatactgtatctgaagtctctttcccccAAATTCAGCCtgggtgcagaattacagccactagagccagtcccacaatgagctttccttagtattaggcctgcacgatattggaaaaaatctgacattgcaaTATTATCTCCCCCTGCGATATATATTGcgacatgaaaaaagaaaaagtaatgtttaaaagattacataaatagctctatttggaaattatgaatcattctcgactaccacggtgattttgtaggggagtgcatctacttagaagatgaaaattaaaaaatgaatttaaccTTTTGATGCTTTACAACCACCTTTTGCACCTTTACAAAGGGCTGTGATGACTCTTCagaagtggttttggagagggacattaagtagaaatacgctggttgactagcatgacaccNNNNNNNNNNGTATTCATATGATAATCAATCCAGACTAAAGGgtatgacagtgactgcatgttgcttcctctaaatgtcaggttgtggtcgactagcgggtccagctcgttagtttgataaactgaNNNNNNNNNNatgtcacgcgcactagcaacacACTCTGTGTattaacaattaaatcagtggaaatgacgNNNNNNNNNNcagacacagacttctgttgtagattagtgttatGTGTCCACAATAGTTGTgacggacggaccccttgtttctttaggcaaACTATGTTAGCTTTAGCcgggctggtagcagctttctgcaggggaaatggccgggagacgttgagattatgttgcattaatcaggtgatttattCCATgtttgcagcgaacataaaacactgactacggtagcttcactgactatcCATCGAAAACTATGCGCttcactgtgtcagcggcagctgctgcctacggaaCTTTACTACAGaaggagagcctcacttcccataaaaAACCCTGTTGgacttatgacctcataaggggcaagattccagattggcccatctgagctttcattttctcaaaggcagagcaggatacccagggctcggtttacacctagcaccatttctagccactgggggaccataggcaggctgggggaacacataaaaaaaactcataaagtgaatttTCACACCATGTGACCTTTCAATTAATTCAGATTCTAAAGCAAAGCTGATAACCAGGGGGGTGCTGAACATTGGTACACTTTTTCTTAACTGTTTCCACCCGCTCTTGGCTTTGCTTGACTATAAAAGGAAGGAACCAAGTTCACTTTCTGAGGCATGTCAAAAGGATGTGAGATCTACCATAACAAACAGACCCCATTGTTCTCGGTATGTGGAAGGAAGTAGCTCCAAGCTATCTTTCTAAGCCCAGGCTAAAAGCTTTGTTCCTTTGTTGTGAGTGGAGTACGGTCAGTTGGCTGTAGCTTTCAGTAAGAGAAGGTCCGTTTTTCCCACAGCTTCTTCACTTTGACTGGGCCTTAATTTGGATTTAGATACTTTGGTGCTGCACAGTAAAAAGCcagtttagttgtttttttgttagacCCTTTGTTAGACACCTGACACAATGACTTTGCTTCTTTCTGCTGTAGGATGGAGGTGTCCTGCCTGGAGCTGGCGTTGGAGGGTGAGCGGCTCTGTAAGGTGGGCGACTACAGAGCCGGCGTCTCCTTCTTCGAAGCCGCCATCCAGGTGGGCACAGAGGACCTGCAGGTGCTCAGTGCCATCTACAGTCAGCTGGGCAACGCCTACTTCCACCTGCACGACTACGCCAAGGCCCTAGAGTTCCACCGGCACGATCTCACCTTGACCAGGTTGGACCTGCACAAGACCCCCACAGCCCTGCAGACCAACAGATCCTTACTACTTGTGTTAACATAATGTGTGTTGCATAGGACAATCGGCGACCTGCTTGGAGAAGCCAAAGCCAGTGGAAACCTTGGCAACACGTTAAAGGTGCTGGGGCGATTCGACGAGGCTGTGGTCTGCTGTCAGAGACACTTGGACATAGCCAGAGACATTAACGACAAGGTGAGGCAGCAGGGTATTCAGGCCTATTGTGGCGGCGTATAGGGGTGGGGAAAATCATATTAATTGTGATCATTTTGCAGTGATTTTTATAATCGATTCTTTCACCAAGagtcgtttttttttctcaatgatTAAATAGGCTACATAGTTTCTGTTTCTACGGTACCGCTGACTGCAACTACATCACATCCGTTTCAGAAAATTTAGAGcgaaaacagaaaatacatgctCTTTTTTTCAACGTCTTTACAAAGGAAATCGAATGAgatgtgattgattgattgattgattgatatctttatttcgaacattcaagagaaagtgtataaaaataaaaataataataaaaagaaataataaaacaaaaaaattggagcaaaacataacaaacaaagtatccttctttaacatccctctattacatgtgcgaaaaggagtaggaagaagtaaaacttatgtactcctacccttttaattcttgcattctttacaattttataattattttgcttttatatatatataatacacatacctacacaaatacatacacactatgtacatatacaaacacatacacatacatacatatatacaacatacatatacacaacatatacacatatatacacatatacacacacacactatatatatatatatatatatatatatacacacacatatacatacatatacacacacacacacataccctcatatatatataaaaataaataaaacaaaaaacacaaacaaaactccacatgtgatgtgcattcaaTATCTCATGATAGCTTGtgtctagaagtgtattattcaacttttgttttttaaagaaggaAATTCAAATATTCCATGCCATCGAATCTCAGTACATCTAGGATTACAATAAAGGAAAGACTCAAATCGGGACAAAAGCCCATCACTTGAGCCCCAGTAGTGTACGGGACGGGATTCAGAAGACATCAACCGTCGGCACTGACATGCTTTTTACTGGATGTGTGTTAGGTGGGTCATGCGCGAGCTCTGTATAACTTTGGGAACGTGTACCACGCCAAAGGCAAAAGCATCTGTTGGAGTGGAGCGGAGCCCGGAGATTTCCCAGAGGAGGTGATGATGGCCCTGAGGCAGGCGGCCGAGTACTACGAGTAAGTGACTGCACAGCACGGTGCAAAGTAAATACGCACGGGTGATATTTCAGTGATGCGATGCCTTTCTGCTGTTATGCCGTCACAGTGCATTTGACCGCATGTGTATTTCCAGGGCAAACTTGGCGATAGTGAAGGAGCTCGGAGACCGTGCTGCTCAGGGTCGGACCTATGGTAACCTCGGCAACACCTACTACTTGTTGGGAAGCTTCCGCAAAGCGGTAGCATCTCACGAACAGGTGTGGTGGAACCCCGAACAGCCCTTTCACTATCAAAGCGTATTTGCAAAGTCTACATACGCCATAGACGAGCATCATAAGCCCACTTCTGTGATGACAAATATGATTAAATAGGTTTTTTTATGTCTCTTTCTGAACAGCGCTTGCTCATTGCTAAGGAGTTTGGCGACCGCTCCGCAGAAAGACGGGCTTACTGCAACCTGGGGAACGCCTATATCTTTCTGGGGGAATTCGAAGTGGCAGCTGAGCATTACAAGTAAGCCACACGCTGAAATGTGAAtctttttaaccctcgtgttgtcctcccgggtcaaaaaacggacaaaaatgggacctttttgtcccattttcagacattttttagttttcactaacaccaccttactaccactagttttacactactttttggaattcatggtcaattaccctcatttatatagaacaatacctaatatttgagttaaaaaaacagaaattaggaattattttgactagtagttcagatcagaggaacgtacagatgagttttgtcaggaatgaaagtgatcaattgaaTTTGCAGAGAGCGTTGTATGGATTCCAATCCATATTTTTGTGggaatttggttaaaaaaaaaaccctcataattcagatatagacattttttaaaggggtcacatttgacccgaggacaacaggagggttaaatcaTTGTCTGACACAAGTAGGTTTTTCCAGTGGCAGCAGAGTGGATAATCATAACGTATCTAGACAGATATAAAGtcgtgttttaaaatgtaaatgtaatgttttcagtcttgatttaaaaaccAGGGTTCAAAACGATGGCAAGTAATCTCAATAGCTAACGTTTACCTTACGTGTATGATATGCTATGTTGTTCCAAGAATGTGGGAACTGTGGGGACGTCTTGTGAGAAAGTAAGCCTGTGATGCAAAAAGCCGGAGGCAAATACGGAGGCCTCTCTGCGGTGTTCTGAACCAGCTGGTCTGCGTGTTTGTCAGGAGGACACTGCAGCTGGCCAGGCAGTTGAAGGATCGCGCCGTGGAGGCCCAGGCCTGCTACAGTCTGGGCAACACCTTCACACTTCTGCAGGATTACGAGAGAGCCATAGACTACCACCTCAAACACCTCATCATAGCCCAGGACCTCAAtgacaggtacacacacacactataggaAGAAGAATTTGAACTCCACCCCtatgtatgtatttaattgtgttttctGATGTAGGATTGGGGAGGGTCGTGCATGCTGGAGTCTTGGAAATGCTTACACTGCACGGGGGAACCATGACCAAGCCATGCACTTCGCTGAGAAACACCTGGAGATCTGCAAAGAGGTACAACATGGAAATGAGAGCAGTGGACAGTCTAATTTGCTAAATTTTGCCTTTACAGTAAAGCATTGGAAACAATATTCTAagaatttttgtgtgtgtgtatttgtatgtttttgtgtgtgtgtgtgtgtgtgtgtgtgtgtgtgtgtgtgtgtgtgtgtgtgtgtctcttttccCTCTAGACTGGAGACAGAAGCGGGGAGCTGACGGCTCGCATGAACGTGTCTGATCTCCAGACGGTTCTGGGTCTAAGTTACAGCACAAATAGCTCCACTATTTCAGAGAATAAGGACATAGACTACAACCTGCATGGTGAGTAATACATTACACGTCTTCTTCTTTTAACACTTTGTACAACCGCTGTTCATATATAATTTGTAATGGTTGTATGTGCTTTAGGAGCGAGGCCCAGGATGAGCAGGAGACACAGCATGGAGAAGCTGGAGCTGATGAAACTCACACCAGACAAGATACACGTAAGGACTCCTCTCCTGTCACATGAACTCCTCGACCCACTAACGCACACATGGCGTTCCACTGTGGCTCGGTCCAAGTCCCGCtttaaggctgaatctcattccTCTGTCTTACCCCTCCCTCTTACCCCTCGCCCTTGGCTCTCGAAACTgaggggtaagggttaggggtgaaaacatacccctataaAATGGGACACATCACCATAcggtattgatcacaaacttccaagatgccgtctgcgtgggttttgacaacagagtcacatgcatttatatattttatagttattttatgttcactttggtggtgcagaggcagatgttcttatgtgtagtacttaggtctgtttccAATACACATGTGTGTACACACTGCATGGTGTGTTggatatctgtttcagttatcatcgttttgaatgtcattgatgttcagaaatacattttgtcaacaaaaatcGGCCTCtattgcccaataaattaaaacaGGCCAAAACAGTACATAACCAGTCCATTCAAGGCcgagaaatgcgggactgtaACTATGTAA
The sequence above is drawn from the Etheostoma spectabile isolate EspeVRDwgs_2016 chromosome 12, UIUC_Espe_1.0, whole genome shotgun sequence genome and encodes:
- the gpsm2 gene encoding G-protein-signaling modulator 2 isoform X2, whose protein sequence is MPLRSSMCCCCCCCCKRQKASRMEVSCLELALEGERLCKVGDYRAGVSFFEAAIQVGTEDLQVLSAIYSQLGNAYFHLHDYAKALEFHRHDLTLTRTIGDLLGEAKASGNLGNTLKVLGRFDEAVVCCQRHLDIARDINDKVGHARALYNFGNVYHAKGKSICWSGAEPGDFPEEVMMALRQAAEYYEANLAIVKELGDRAAQGRTYGNLGNTYYLLGSFRKAVASHEQRLLIAKEFGDRSAERRAYCNLGNAYIFLGEFEVAAEHYKRTLQLARQLKDRAVEAQACYSLGNTFTLLQDYERAIDYHLKHLIIAQDLNDRIGEGRACWSLGNAYTARGNHDQAMHFAEKHLEICKETGDRSGELTARMNVSDLQTVLGLSYSTNSSTISENKDIDYNLHGARPRMSRRHSMEKLELMKLTPDKIHGQKWNSDILTKQSKPSLAKSSSKLFFVSRLRGKKHKAGGSSKVLQDTSNTLDASQPATQGPQKRLSPDMLGDEGFFDLLSRFQSNRMDDQRCSIQDKGSRLSLSSGPETPPRAIRKTVSESADVSGVPGRWVEDSSAAAGGSLPGLRLNQNNNQAVLSHLMANADNAEPDDNFFDMLVKCQGSRLDDQRCAPPPPPVRGPTIPDEDFFSLIMRSQAKRMDEQRVTLPSAANATARPSSH
- the gpsm2 gene encoding G-protein-signaling modulator 2 isoform X1, giving the protein MDTGGSVVSTGTEEQSFHVRYRMEVSCLELALEGERLCKVGDYRAGVSFFEAAIQVGTEDLQVLSAIYSQLGNAYFHLHDYAKALEFHRHDLTLTRTIGDLLGEAKASGNLGNTLKVLGRFDEAVVCCQRHLDIARDINDKVGHARALYNFGNVYHAKGKSICWSGAEPGDFPEEVMMALRQAAEYYEANLAIVKELGDRAAQGRTYGNLGNTYYLLGSFRKAVASHEQRLLIAKEFGDRSAERRAYCNLGNAYIFLGEFEVAAEHYKRTLQLARQLKDRAVEAQACYSLGNTFTLLQDYERAIDYHLKHLIIAQDLNDRIGEGRACWSLGNAYTARGNHDQAMHFAEKHLEICKETGDRSGELTARMNVSDLQTVLGLSYSTNSSTISENKDIDYNLHGARPRMSRRHSMEKLELMKLTPDKIHGQKWNSDILTKQSKPSLAKSSSKLFFVSRLRGKKHKAGGSSKVLQDTSNTLDASQPATQGPQKRLSPDMLGDEGFFDLLSRFQSNRMDDQRCSIQDKGSRLSLSSGPETPPRAIRKTVSESADVSGVPGRWVEDSSAAAGGSLPGLRLNQNNNQAVLSHLMANADNAEPDDNFFDMLVKCQGSRLDDQRCAPPPPPVRGPTIPDEDFFSLIMRSQAKRMDEQRVTLPSAANATARPSSH
- the gpsm2 gene encoding G-protein-signaling modulator 2 isoform X3 — encoded protein: MEVSCLELALEGERLCKVGDYRAGVSFFEAAIQVGTEDLQVLSAIYSQLGNAYFHLHDYAKALEFHRHDLTLTRTIGDLLGEAKASGNLGNTLKVLGRFDEAVVCCQRHLDIARDINDKVGHARALYNFGNVYHAKGKSICWSGAEPGDFPEEVMMALRQAAEYYEANLAIVKELGDRAAQGRTYGNLGNTYYLLGSFRKAVASHEQRLLIAKEFGDRSAERRAYCNLGNAYIFLGEFEVAAEHYKRTLQLARQLKDRAVEAQACYSLGNTFTLLQDYERAIDYHLKHLIIAQDLNDRIGEGRACWSLGNAYTARGNHDQAMHFAEKHLEICKETGDRSGELTARMNVSDLQTVLGLSYSTNSSTISENKDIDYNLHGARPRMSRRHSMEKLELMKLTPDKIHGQKWNSDILTKQSKPSLAKSSSKLFFVSRLRGKKHKAGGSSKVLQDTSNTLDASQPATQGPQKRLSPDMLGDEGFFDLLSRFQSNRMDDQRCSIQDKGSRLSLSSGPETPPRAIRKTVSESADVSGVPGRWVEDSSAAAGGSLPGLRLNQNNNQAVLSHLMANADNAEPDDNFFDMLVKCQGSRLDDQRCAPPPPPVRGPTIPDEDFFSLIMRSQAKRMDEQRVTLPSAANATARPSSH